A window from Dysidea avara chromosome 2, odDysAvar1.4, whole genome shotgun sequence encodes these proteins:
- the LOC136247808 gene encoding sodium/calcium exchanger 1-like — MMFSDYYTPIGSGIDFDSNPITITIEAGSTEGRGNISVSCDNVVEGVETFDMNLTLASNNSLVRVGRDTSIGRITDSTVVVNIAQSSYETRENSSIVTLTLTLSQVSSEPFEVVLTTMDITATDVEDYNGTNITVEVSAGVLTQSFTIDIIDNDVVECDEVFSVTIESVTTCGVTTGNCISSNVTIMDDDEAVLSLNQTEYSISEDDGQLLVGVTLSRVTSQDVTVLVTITDGTTTGNIVKPMTI, encoded by the exons ATGATGTTTAGTGACTACTATACTCCAATAGGATCAGGTATTGACTTTGACTCTAATCCAATTACTATAACAATTGAAGCTGGATCAACAGAGGGTAGAGGTAACATATCAGTGAGCTGTGACAATGTGGTAGAAGGAGTGGAGACTTTTGATATGAATTTAACACTTGCTAGTAATAATTCTCTAGTGAGAGTAGGTAGGGACACTTCAATTGGAAGAATCACTGATAGTACAG TTGTGGTGAACATTGCACAGTCCAGTTATGAGACAAGAGAGAACAGTAGTATAGTGAcattaacactaacactcaGTCAAGTATCATCTGAACCATTTGAAGTTGTACTGACTACAATGGACATCACTGCTACAG ATGTTGAGGATTACAATGGGACAAATATCACAGTTGAAGTTTCTGCTGGAGTATTAACACAATCATTTACAATAGACATTATTGATAATGATGTTGTAGAATGTGATGAAGTGTTCAGTGTCACTATAGAGTCTGTTACCACCTGTGGAGTTACTACTGGAAATTGTATCAGTAGTAATGTGACTATaatggatgatgatg AGGCAGTATTATCACTGAACCAAACAGAATATTCAATATCAGAAGATGATGGTCAATTGCTAGTGGGTGTTACACTTAGTAGAGTAACATCACAAGATGTGACTGTACTAGTCACTATCACTGATGGAACAACTACTGGTAATATTGTTAAGCCAATGACTATATGA